The following are from one region of the Mustela lutreola isolate mMusLut2 chromosome 7, mMusLut2.pri, whole genome shotgun sequence genome:
- the LOC131836175 gene encoding LOW QUALITY PROTEIN: nucleoporin Nup37-like (The sequence of the model RefSeq protein was modified relative to this genomic sequence to represent the inferred CDS: substituted 1 base at 1 genomic stop codon) codes for MKQDATRNAAYTVDCEDYVHVVEFNPFDSGDPGNLMAYGGGNYVVVGICTFQEEEADVEGIQYKTLRTFQHGVRVDGIAWSPETRLDSLPPVIKFCTSAADMKIRLFTSDLQDKNEYKVLEGHSDFINGLVFDPKEGQEIASVSDDHTCRIWNLEGMQTAHFVLHSPGMSVCWHPEESFKLMVAEKNGTIRFYDLLTQQAILSLESEQMPLMSAHWCLKNTFKVGAVAGNDWLIWDITRSSYPQDKRPVHMDQACXFRWSTINENLFATTGYPGKIASQFQIHHLGHPQPVLIGSVAVGSGLSWQRTLPLCAIGGDHKLLFWVTEM; via the coding sequence ATGAAGCAAGATGCCACAAGAAATGCTGCCTACACTGTGGATTGTGAAGATTATGTGCATGTGGTAGAATTTAATCCCTTTGACAGTGGGGATCCAGGAAACCTAATGGCATATGGTGGCGGTAATTATGTGGTGGTTGGCATATGTACATttcaggaggaagaagcagacgtTGAAGGAATTCAATATAAAACACTACGAACATTTCAGCATGGAGTCAGGGTCGATGGCATAGCGTGGAGCCCAGAAACTAGACTTGATTCATTGCCTCCAGTAATCAAATTTTGTACTTCAGCTGCTGATatgaaaataagattatttaCTTCAGATCTTCAAGATAAAAATGAGTATAAGGTTTTAGAGGGCCATTCAGATTTCATTAATGGTTTGGTGTTTGATCCCAAAGAAGGTCAAGAAATTGCAAGTGTGAGTGATGATCATACCTGCAGGATTTGGAACTTGGAAGGAATGCAGACAGCTCATTTTGTTCTTCATTCCCCTGGAATGAGTGTGTGCTGGCATCCTGAGGAAAGTTTTAAGCTGATGGTTGCAGAGAAGAATGGAACAATCCGGTTTTATGATCTTTTGACTCAACAGGCTATTTTATCTCTTGAATCAGAACAGATGCCATTAATGTCAGCCCATTGGTGcttaaaaaataccttcaaaGTTGGAGCTGTTGCAGGAAATGATTGGTTAATTTGGGATATTACTCGATCCAGTTATCCTCAAGATAAGAGACCTGTCCACATGGATCAAGCCTGTTAATTCAGGTGGTCCACAATTAATGAGAACTTGTTTGCAACCACTGGTTATCCTGGCAAAATTGCAAGCCAGTTTCAAATTCATCATTTAGGACACCCTCAGCCTGTCCTCATTGGTTCTGTAGCCGTCGGATCTGGCCTTTCCTGGCAAAGAACACTCCCACTGTGTGCAATTGGAGGAGACCACAAGCTGTTGTTTTGGGTGACTGAAATGTAA